The Deinococcus puniceus genome segment CCCGCCGCCAGCGCCGCCTCTACAAAGCGGTTGCCGTGCATTTTTTCGCCGGGTAACGCCACGAACGCCACCTCCGGCGAGGCTTGGCGGGAATCCCAAGTCAGGCGCAGGGCGGGCCGCGCCAGCGAATGAACGGCGGCGGCAAAGGGGAGGGCAGCGTGCGGATCGAGCATAGGGAGAAGGTAGCAGAGGGAAAAGGGAGGCGAGCCGAAAGGGCGTAGAGCGGGGAGGGCGGCCAAACCTGCGGAAAACCATCCGGCAAGCGCGACTGCTTCAGCCTGCTTTCGGTCAGGAGTTGCCGAGAAAAGTGCGGGGCCAGAGTTGTGATACGGGATGGCTTTGATTCCCGAACATCCGCAAAAGCACCGATAGGGTCGTCCATCGCCGCCATCCCGTCGTTTCTTCTACTCGCTTCGCTGGAAATTCGTCTTCGACTCATTTTAAGCTCGTATGACACTCCAGCCCCGCAGTCTCCGCATCAATTCCGTCAGATCAGCCCTGCCCCGCTAGCCCCGCTCATTCGATGGTCACCAAGTAGTCATACAAATCCGGCCCGCCCGCGTGGGCTTCCAGTTCGGCCATCGGGAATTCTTTTTCTATGCGGCCCGATAAAGCTTCCAAATCTTCCAAGGTTTTTTGGGGGCCGCCAAACACCGTGATCACTTCTTGGCCGCTGTAGCCCCGGTTCAGCATTTCCAGCACGCTGTCTTCGGGGCTGCCGCCTGCCTGCACCAATTCGTCGTCTTGCAGCCCAATAATGTCGCCCTCGGCAATCGCCAATGTGCGGCCATCTTTGGTGGTGATGTTGGTGGTTCGGCTGGCCCGCGTGACTTCAAACGTCGTGACTTTCGCGGCGCTTTCGGTCATCTCAGCTTTCAGGCTTTCGGCGTCGGCGTCGGCGTTAAACGCCAGTGCTGCGCCCACGCCCTGCCCCAGCGTGCGCGTCGGCACCACCACGGCGCGGCCTTCCATCAGTTCCATCGCTTTTTCGGCGGCCATCAGCACGTTTTTGTTGTTGGGCAAAATCAGCACTTTCTTGGCGCTCACGCTGCGAACCGCGTCCACGATGTCTTGCACGCTGGGGTTGGCCGTCTGCCCGCCCGACACGATGCGTGCGCCGAGGCTGCGGAACAGTTTGACCAAACCGTAGCCACTGGCCACCGCCACGAGGCCCGACTCCGGCACTTCTTCTTCGGCGCGGGCGGCGGCTCCGGCCATGCCCAAGATTTCGGTGTGCTGCTCGGACATGTCTTCCACTTTGGTTTTCAGCATGCGCCCGTAGCGGCCCACCATCGCCAGCAGCGCGTCAGGTTCGTTGGTATGAATGTGGCCCTTCACGTAGCCTTCCGCGCCCACCACCAGCAGGCTGTCGCCAAACGGCGTCACCAGTTCTCGGATTTCTT includes the following:
- a CDS encoding DAK2 domain-containing protein produces the protein MNKEMLTLSPADLAHMLRTATDWLGVYREQVNALNVYPVPDGDTGTNMHLTMQSVRRELDTCDENLMPSVARAISYGALLGARGNSGVILSQLLKGFAETLKDQKTVDATTLIAAFAAAQKAGYGAVMKPVEGTILTVARGVADGAATVKDKAATIDKVLEESLFGGQKLLDQTPEMLPALKQAGVIDSGGQGYLYLVQGMLAALRGEALPEAPDVTSYAQQQFDNEEFGYCTEFLMSEATKPIEEIRELVTPFGDSLLVVGAEGYVKGHIHTNEPDALLAMVGRYGRMLKTKVEDMSEQHTEILGMAGAAARAEEEVPESGLVAVASGYGLVKLFRSLGARIVSGGQTANPSVQDIVDAVRSVSAKKVLILPNNKNVLMAAEKAMELMEGRAVVVPTRTLGQGVGAALAFNADADAESLKAEMTESAAKVTTFEVTRASRTTNITTKDGRTLAIAEGDIIGLQDDELVQAGGSPEDSVLEMLNRGYSGQEVITVFGGPQKTLEDLEALSGRIEKEFPMAELEAHAGGPDLYDYLVTIE